The genomic window TATTTAGATCGACGCAAAACATTCTACCCAACTATCCCGGGTTATCAAGCTTTGAGTTTGTCTTTTTTTTCCCTGCAATCGTTCCCTTTTCGGCGGATTTCCTTGGTTTCTTCCATTCCCACTTCTTGCCATTATGCGTTCCTTAGAGATCTATCCCGAGTCTCTTCGACAACGTATTTCCGAGTTTAGATTTTAAATTCCCCGGGACTCCCTGGCCATTTTGGCTACGGAGCCTGTGCCTCCGGCGGTCTGCTCGATCCGTCCAGGATTCGTTTGAAGCTTCCGCGGCCCGCCGGGAACTTTCTCCCAGCTACATGTCATGCCTGACGTGCAAAAAAAAACGGCTTGCGGAACGACCAGCCCGCAAACCGTTAATATAAACCGCGAAAGGAATTAGTTCTGCAAGCGACGACGGAAGAACAGGAGCACGCCCCCCGCCACACCAATCAATCCCAAGGCGGCCGGTTCCGGGATAACCGTTACAGAATCCAATTTGATTCTTGTGCTGTCTCCTCCGGTGTCAGTTCCGGTTCTATAACCTGTTCCGACACTGACATCTCCAGTGAAAAATGTGTTTTTAGTCGAACCAGTGCCGTCGTTAAAGTTGGCAGTTGAATTATGCCCGGCGCCAGTACCCGACCAATCTATGTTCCAGTTACCTTGCCCGCTGTTACCATCTGGATTAATGCTAAGGCTAAGTGTGAAGTTTTTGCTGAGGTCAAGGTTTGTGTTGGTCCAATCCTTCAAGAGATATTCTTTAGTACCGCCAGCTTTACCAATTATCTTATACTTATGCTCGCCTTGAGCATCTTTGTAATCATTGTCCACTATAACCATTATACCGCCCGTCATGCCAGGAGTCGTCAGGGCACCGTTCCCTAGGAAAAATGACGCGTAATTGGCTTTATTTAAATAACCAATCCCCTTCGTTACAAACGTAGCCGTCACACCCTCACCCGCCAGAGCGTCGAATTTATCCTTCGAATGGATACCGACGCTTTTCGCTGCGGTTGCGGTGTCATAGATATCAAGCTGACCGCTGGATTCCACATATTTCAAATTTGTACCCGTATCAAACTTGTAAAAACCGGTACCATCTCCCCATTGGTTTGATCCAACGTCACCATCATTAAAATTATCGCTGATGATCGACGCTCCGGCGGTAAGTACCACCGCATTGATCACGGCCATAAGGATCATCATTTTTTTATTCATACCACTTCTCCTTTTCTCTCTATTTTTTGCTACACACAAAAAACCAGCACACCATCGCGCTAGTCTCTTTCTTGATTGTGGTAGCACCATACCGTACTATCCCGGGATAGCAAGCATTTGTTTTAGTTTTATTTCGCTCAATTGACTCCAGCTCGCCCGGAAAAGGTGTCCGTCCTATAAATTAGTCGGCACGGCAAAAGTCCTTTGAGTCAATGTTTGCAGACCGGATAACCATCCAACCGGGCCGACC from Pontiella desulfatans includes these protein-coding regions:
- a CDS encoding PEP-CTERM sorting domain-containing protein, producing the protein MNKKMMILMAVINAVVLTAGASIISDNFNDGDVGSNQWGDGTGFYKFDTGTNLKYVESSGQLDIYDTATAAKSVGIHSKDKFDALAGEGVTATFVTKGIGYLNKANYASFFLGNGALTTPGMTGGIMVIVDNDYKDAQGEHKYKIIGKAGGTKEYLLKDWTNTNLDLSKNFTLSLSINPDGNSGQGNWNIDWSGTGAGHNSTANFNDGTGSTKNTFFTGDVSVGTGYRTGTDTGGDSTRIKLDSVTVIPEPAALGLIGVAGGVLLFFRRRLQN